A genomic region of Oncorhynchus mykiss isolate Arlee chromosome 16, USDA_OmykA_1.1, whole genome shotgun sequence contains the following coding sequences:
- the tspan31 gene encoding tetraspanin-31 has protein sequence MVCGGFTCSKNALCSLNVVYILVGLLLIGVAAWGKEFGIVSSIHIIGGVIAVGFFLLLIAIVGLIGAIHHHQVMLFFYMIILFLVFLVQFGVSCSCLAMNQDQQEKLLNSTWSLMSNNTKGELEGRLDCCGLLNNTLGQRQFTQDWFSCNAPCKDRRNCYTCGTMMLQHATEALKILGGVGLFFSFTEILGVWLAVRYRNQKDPRANPSAFL, from the exons ATGGTCTGTGGTGGATTTACCTGCTCTAAAAACGCGCTTTGTTCCTTAAATGTGGTTTACATT CTGGTAGGTCTGCTGCTGATAGGCGTGGCAGCATGGGGGAAGGAGTTTGGCATCGTGTCTAGCATCCACATCATCGGTGGGGTCATAGCTGTGGGCTTCTTCCTGCTTCTCATAGCCATCGTGGGACTCATCGGAGCCATCCACCACCACCAAGTCATGCTCTTCTTT TACATGATCATACTTTTCCTGGTATTCCTTGTCCAATTTGGAGTTTCATGCTCCTGCTTGGCCATGAACCAAGACCAGCAG gAGAAGCTGCTGAACTCCACCTGGAGTCTGATGAGCAACAACACCAAGGGAGAGCTGGAGGGCCGGCTGGACTGCTGTGGCCTGCTCAACAACACCCTCGGTCAGAGGCAGTTTACCCAGGACTGGTTCAGCTGCAATGCT CCGTGTAAAGACAGGAGAAACTGCTACACCTGTGGTACCATGATGCTACAGCACGCTACAGAGGCTCTGAAGATCCTGGGAGGGGTCGGACTCTTCTTCAGCTTTACCGAG ATTCTTGGGGTGTGGCTGGCAGTGCGCTACAGGAACCAGAAAGACCCCAGAGCCAATCCCAGTGCTTTCCTATAG